The following coding sequences are from one Formosa haliotis window:
- a CDS encoding PmeII family type II restriction endonuclease: protein MRKKNPYLFKAKNIMTAQELIQGVVDAFISSSEEGIFGNWLEGLAVFVNGKVYDGRKSGIPGVDLEFDNNNVRYIVSIKSGPAWGNDSQIKKMVDNFNSARKVLRTSGSNVNVMAINGCCYGRTTPKNNYKQKGDYYKYCGQVFWSFISGNNNLYKEIVEPLGYLAQEKNEDYIKSYTQKINLFTKELANDFFKDNGEIDWDKLLEFNSKGNI from the coding sequence TTGAGGAAGAAAAATCCATATTTATTCAAGGCAAAGAATATAATGACAGCTCAGGAGTTAATTCAAGGAGTTGTTGATGCTTTTATTTCATCTAGCGAAGAAGGAATATTTGGTAATTGGTTAGAAGGACTGGCAGTATTTGTTAATGGAAAAGTTTACGATGGAAGAAAATCTGGGATTCCTGGGGTTGATTTAGAATTTGACAATAATAATGTACGATATATAGTTTCGATAAAGTCTGGTCCAGCTTGGGGTAATGATAGCCAAATCAAAAAAATGGTTGACAATTTTAATTCTGCAAGAAAGGTACTTAGGACATCTGGCTCTAATGTAAATGTTATGGCTATAAATGGTTGCTGTTATGGAAGAACAACACCTAAGAATAATTACAAGCAAAAAGGGGATTATTATAAGTATTGCGGTCAAGTATTTTGGAGTTTTATATCAGGAAACAATAATTTGTACAAAGAAATTGTAGAACCTCTTGGTTATTTAGCACAAGAAAAAAATGAAGACTATATAAAATCATATACTCAAAAAATCAACCTTTTTACAAAAGAACTAGCGAATGACTTTTTTAAGGATAATGGAGAGATTGATTGGGATAAACTATTAGAATTCAATTCAAAAGGAAATATTTAA
- a CDS encoding DNA cytosine methyltransferase, which produces MISVKTASERLNISPQQVRNLCRSGKLKSEKLGNAWVIEESNLEYYFDTTCSGVAEDQAKYETKKQSKDTPIALSFFSGAMGLDIGLEKAGFKTIFASEINNACRKTILKNNPEINLIGDILDYSPQEIKKISGLTENDDIDLIVGGPPCQAFSTAGKRKGFEDKRGNVFLTFIDIIIALRPKYAVIENVRGLLSAPLKHRPHKSRGDEFEELTADELPGGALNHIINKLRESGYATSFNLYNSANFGTPQKRERIVIICSRNGEKPPFLEPTHSEHGINNLPKWRTFKDAVSRLSDSNHDYINFPEKRLKYYRMINEGKNWRSLPIETQKEAMGASFYSGGGKTGFLRRLAWDKPSPTLLTHPAMPATDLCHPIENRPLSIQEYKAIQEFPEDWQIEGSILEQYKQIGNAVPVGLGFAVGKLLVKLIRGQKIENFKDFKFSRYLNTDDKSWQQNFNKQRKKTNSYTLEL; this is translated from the coding sequence ATGATAAGTGTAAAAACAGCATCAGAAAGATTAAATATTTCCCCGCAACAAGTCAGAAATCTATGTAGGTCTGGTAAGTTAAAGAGTGAAAAGTTAGGCAATGCATGGGTTATTGAAGAATCAAATTTGGAATACTACTTCGACACTACCTGCTCTGGAGTAGCTGAAGACCAAGCAAAATATGAAACTAAGAAACAATCAAAAGATACTCCAATAGCATTAAGTTTCTTTAGTGGAGCTATGGGGTTGGATATTGGCTTAGAAAAAGCTGGTTTTAAAACAATATTTGCAAGTGAGATTAATAATGCTTGCCGAAAAACTATCTTAAAGAATAATCCTGAGATTAACCTAATTGGAGATATTTTAGATTACTCTCCACAAGAGATTAAAAAGATATCTGGATTAACCGAAAATGATGATATTGATTTAATTGTAGGTGGACCACCTTGTCAAGCATTTAGCACAGCAGGTAAAAGAAAGGGCTTTGAGGATAAGAGAGGGAATGTATTTTTAACATTTATTGATATTATTATAGCTTTAAGACCTAAATATGCAGTAATTGAAAATGTTAGAGGTTTATTGTCAGCTCCTTTAAAACATAGACCACATAAATCAAGAGGAGATGAGTTTGAAGAGCTAACTGCTGATGAACTGCCAGGGGGAGCGCTTAATCATATAATTAATAAACTAAGAGAAAGTGGATATGCTACATCCTTTAATCTATATAACTCTGCTAATTTTGGTACTCCCCAAAAGAGAGAAAGAATTGTAATTATTTGTTCACGAAATGGAGAAAAACCTCCGTTTTTAGAACCAACACACTCTGAGCATGGAATAAATAATCTTCCAAAATGGAGGACATTTAAAGATGCTGTATCTAGGTTATCAGATTCTAATCATGATTACATCAACTTTCCTGAAAAAAGGTTGAAGTATTATCGTATGATTAATGAAGGTAAAAACTGGCGTAGTTTGCCAATAGAAACACAAAAAGAAGCTATGGGGGCATCTTTCTATTCAGGTGGTGGAAAAACTGGATTTTTAAGACGGTTGGCTTGGGATAAACCAAGTCCAACATTATTAACACATCCAGCTATGCCTGCAACAGACCTTTGTCATCCAATAGAGAACCGACCTTTGAGTATTCAAGAATACAAAGCAATACAAGAGTTTCCCGAAGATTGGCAGATAGAAGGGAGTATTCTTGAACAATATAAACAAATCGGCAATGCTGTTCCTGTTGGGTTAGGCTTTGCTGTTGGCAAACTTTTAGTGAAACTAATTAGAGGACAAAAGATAGAAAATTTCAAAGATTTTAAGTTCTCGCGATACTTGAATACTGATGATAAAAGCTGGCAACAAAATTTTAACAAGCAACGAAAGAAAACAAATTCATATACATTGGAATTGTAG
- a CDS encoding Fic family protein → MTDFNRDTPYNTLPLLPPNKMLETTKVLRKTIDASRALAQLNGMLTNLPNPTLFLDTIHLQEAKASSEIENIITTNDDLYKSLVADKKFDNPATKEVLSYKEALWKGLYDIEKRPFISTNLCIDIVQRIKKNTAGIRTTPGTALKNAKGETIYTPPTGETVIREKLANLETFINENDTIDPLIKMALMHYQFEAIHPFSDGNGRTGRILLLLYLKLEKLLDTPAIYLSEYIIKNKADYYNKLREVTENNDWESWILYMLEMVEYTAKKGLKRLKVVTELMEQMTSEIKEKLPKAYTKELVEILFRLPYTKRQFLIDEKLGTPKTVGNYLMDLEAAGFLMSEKVGKEKLYLNHRLMAVLEQA, encoded by the coding sequence ATGACAGATTTTAATAGAGATACGCCTTACAATACCTTACCACTATTGCCTCCCAATAAAATGTTGGAAACAACAAAAGTGTTGCGTAAAACTATTGATGCCAGTAGAGCATTAGCACAGCTTAATGGTATGCTCACTAATTTGCCAAACCCAACATTATTTTTAGACACTATTCATTTACAAGAGGCAAAAGCAAGTTCCGAAATAGAAAACATTATTACAACTAACGATGATTTATACAAATCTTTAGTTGCCGATAAAAAGTTTGATAACCCTGCAACAAAGGAAGTACTAAGTTATAAAGAAGCGCTTTGGAAGGGTTTATACGATATAGAAAAACGCCCGTTTATAAGTACAAATTTATGCATAGACATAGTGCAACGCATAAAAAAGAATACGGCAGGAATAAGAACCACTCCTGGTACTGCTCTAAAAAATGCTAAAGGGGAAACGATTTATACACCACCGACAGGAGAAACTGTTATAAGGGAGAAATTAGCCAATTTAGAAACGTTTATTAATGAAAATGATACCATAGACCCATTAATAAAAATGGCGTTAATGCATTATCAATTTGAAGCCATACACCCGTTTAGTGATGGTAATGGAAGAACAGGACGCATCTTGTTATTACTCTATTTAAAACTAGAAAAACTATTAGACACACCTGCTATTTATTTAAGCGAGTATATTATAAAAAACAAAGCAGATTATTATAATAAATTACGTGAAGTCACCGAAAATAATGATTGGGAATCGTGGATATTATATATGTTAGAAATGGTAGAATATACCGCTAAAAAAGGTTTAAAGCGTTTAAAAGTTGTTACCGAGTTAATGGAGCAAATGACATCTGAAATTAAAGAAAAATTGCCTAAAGCATATACTAAAGAACTTGTAGAAATACTTTTCAGGTTACCTTATACCAAAAGACAATTTTTAATTGATGAAAAATTAGGAACCCCTAAAACAGTAGGTAATTATTTAATGGACTTAGAAGCTGCAGGCTTTTTAATGTCCGAAAAAGTTGGTAAAGAAAAACTATACCTCAATCATAGATTAATGGCTGTATTAGAGCAGGCTTAA